From a single Hymenobacter sp. YIM 151500-1 genomic region:
- a CDS encoding rhodanese-like domain-containing protein, producing the protein MLPELTPEELHARLQRGDDLQLIDVRQPEEFDYCRIEGSQLIPLGDLPGRAEEIDPDRPAVLICHHGVRSMQALGYLQHRLGLENLLNLRGGIHAWSLRVDPSVAVY; encoded by the coding sequence ATGCTCCCCGAACTCACCCCCGAAGAACTGCACGCCCGCTTGCAGCGCGGCGACGACCTTCAGCTCATTGACGTGCGCCAGCCCGAGGAGTTTGACTACTGCCGCATCGAGGGTAGCCAGCTGATTCCGTTGGGCGATTTGCCCGGCCGCGCCGAGGAAATCGACCCCGACCGGCCCGCGGTGCTCATCTGCCACCACGGGGTGCGCTCCATGCAGGCCCTAGGGTATTTGCAGCACCGGCTAGGGCTGGAGAACCTGCTGAACCTTCGCGGCGGCATCCACGCCTGGAGCCTGCGCGTGGATCCGTCGGTGGCGGTGTATTAG
- the pnuC gene encoding nicotinamide riboside transporter PnuC, giving the protein MTFPDLWTAIRATDPVEAAGVLTGIACVWLAARNSVWNFPVALVSCGLYVFIFGRARLYSDVGLQFVFIGLSLYGWYQWLHGGAQRPELPVSRTGRREWLGLGVLGAVYALGAGFLFQTYTDAALPYWDTTTTAVSIVAQVLLARKKLENWLLWLAVDVAYVGMYWHRELYLTSGLYAVYLGLAAYGYYEWRQLLRRQQEQTINHPQAA; this is encoded by the coding sequence ATGACGTTTCCTGACCTCTGGACGGCCATCCGGGCCACTGACCCCGTAGAAGCCGCCGGCGTGCTGACGGGCATAGCCTGCGTGTGGCTGGCGGCCCGCAACTCCGTCTGGAACTTCCCGGTGGCTTTGGTCAGCTGCGGGCTTTACGTATTCATCTTCGGGCGGGCCCGCCTGTATTCCGACGTGGGCTTGCAGTTCGTTTTCATCGGCCTGAGCCTGTACGGCTGGTACCAGTGGCTGCACGGCGGCGCTCAGCGGCCGGAGCTGCCCGTGTCGCGCACCGGGCGGCGGGAGTGGTTGGGGCTGGGAGTCTTGGGCGCGGTGTACGCCCTGGGAGCCGGTTTCCTGTTTCAAACTTACACCGATGCCGCCCTGCCGTACTGGGACACCACCACTACGGCCGTCAGCATCGTGGCGCAGGTGCTGCTGGCCCGCAAGAAGCTGGAAAACTGGCTGCTGTGGCTGGCCGTGGATGTGGCCTACGTGGGCATGTACTGGCACCGGGAGCTGTACCTGACCAGTGGCCTGTACGCCGTGTACCTGGGGCTGGCGGCCTACGGCTACTACGAGTGGCGCCAGCTGCTGCGCCGGCAGCAGGAGCAGACCATCAATCATCCGCAGGCTGCCTGA
- a CDS encoding ATP-binding protein: protein MLRVALTGPESTGKSTLSRRLAAHYRTAWAPEYARQYLEERGPRYTLPDLEEIARGQLRHEAAAEQEARHRGRPVVFFDTDLLVIQIWAEHAFGECPAWIARHVQEHRYDLTLLLHVDVPWEPDPLREHPHQRDYFFRLYQQRLHELGGPVAEISGPPAQRLAQAVAAVEGVMGW, encoded by the coding sequence ATGCTGCGCGTAGCCCTCACCGGCCCCGAATCCACGGGCAAGTCCACGCTGAGCCGCCGGCTGGCCGCGCACTACCGCACCGCCTGGGCCCCGGAGTATGCCCGCCAGTACCTGGAGGAGCGCGGCCCCCGCTACACCCTGCCCGACCTGGAGGAAATTGCCCGCGGCCAGCTCCGCCACGAAGCCGCCGCCGAGCAGGAAGCCCGCCACCGGGGCCGGCCGGTCGTCTTTTTCGATACCGATTTGCTGGTGATACAAATCTGGGCCGAGCACGCTTTCGGAGAGTGTCCCGCCTGGATTGCCCGGCACGTGCAGGAGCACCGCTACGACCTGACCCTGCTGCTGCACGTAGATGTGCCCTGGGAGCCCGACCCTCTGCGCGAACATCCCCACCAGCGCGACTACTTCTTCCGCCTCTACCAGCAGCGCCTGCACGAGTTGGGCGGCCCCGTGGCCGAAATCAGCGGCCCACCCGCCCAGCGCCTGGCCCAGGCCGTGGCAGCGGTGGAAGGGGTGATGGGATGGTGA
- a CDS encoding aldose 1-epimerase family protein codes for MTYTLENEECRVAVNSHGAELSSFIRKDLDGGLEYIWSADPAVWARHAPVLFPIVGRLPQDQYTHQGQTYSLGQHGFARDREFQLVRQTAAELVLELRDDELTRAVFPFGFRLLISYRLAGHQLTIGWEVQNTGAEELLFSIGAHPAFRCPLLPGETFEDYLFEFDHPVSLERHLLEGGLLTGRTEPVLREQTALPLTYELFAQDALVFKHFDFTHITLRSRRSGRSVRVRFDGFPYLGLWTKGSGAPFVCIEPWHGIASAVSGSGELADKEGILTLRPSGQFISSYSVTVA; via the coding sequence ATGACCTACACCTTAGAAAACGAAGAATGCCGCGTGGCGGTGAATTCTCATGGCGCCGAGCTGAGCAGCTTCATTCGCAAAGACCTGGATGGCGGCCTGGAGTACATCTGGTCGGCCGACCCGGCCGTGTGGGCCCGCCACGCCCCGGTGCTGTTCCCCATCGTGGGGCGCCTGCCCCAGGACCAGTACACGCATCAGGGCCAGACGTACAGCCTCGGTCAGCACGGCTTTGCCCGCGACCGGGAGTTTCAGTTGGTGCGCCAAACGGCTGCCGAGCTGGTGCTGGAGCTGCGCGACGACGAGCTGACGCGGGCCGTATTTCCGTTCGGGTTTCGGCTGCTGATCAGCTACCGCCTAGCCGGCCATCAGCTCACCATCGGCTGGGAAGTGCAAAACACTGGCGCCGAGGAGCTACTGTTCAGCATCGGCGCCCACCCGGCTTTCCGCTGCCCCCTGCTGCCGGGCGAAACGTTCGAGGACTACCTGTTCGAGTTCGACCACCCTGTATCCCTAGAGCGCCACCTGCTGGAAGGCGGACTGCTAACGGGCCGCACCGAGCCGGTGCTGCGTGAGCAAACCGCGCTGCCGCTCACGTATGAGCTGTTTGCGCAGGATGCGCTGGTATTTAAGCACTTCGACTTCACGCACATTACCCTGCGCAGCCGCCGCTCGGGCCGGTCGGTGCGGGTGCGCTTCGATGGGTTTCCCTACCTGGGCCTCTGGACCAAGGGTTCTGGGGCGCCGTTTGTGTGCATCGAGCCCTGGCACGGCATTGCCAGCGCCGTGAGCGGCTCCGGCGAGCTGGCCGACAAAGAAGGTATTCTCACGCTAAGGCCATCTGGCCAGTTTATTTCTTCGTATAGCGTCACCGTTGCTTAA
- a CDS encoding GNAT family N-acetyltransferase: MTSSTTSPILIRPISAADTYPLRHQVLWPQESIEYVRLNSDEQGYHFGAFRNAKLVSVISLFIDGNVARFRKFATRPDCQGQGIGSQLFRHVLAFAREKGVRRIWCDARAVNEAFYRAFGLEPEGNRFYRGTIPYIRMARELV; encoded by the coding sequence ATGACCTCCTCTACTACCTCGCCCATCCTGATCCGCCCCATCAGCGCCGCCGACACCTACCCGCTCCGCCACCAAGTGCTGTGGCCGCAGGAGTCGATTGAGTACGTCCGGCTGAATTCCGACGAGCAAGGCTACCACTTCGGGGCCTTCCGCAACGCCAAGCTGGTGTCGGTAATTTCCCTGTTTATTGACGGCAACGTGGCCCGCTTCCGCAAGTTTGCCACCCGCCCCGACTGCCAGGGCCAGGGCATCGGCTCCCAACTGTTCCGGCACGTGCTGGCCTTTGCCCGCGAAAAAGGCGTCCGGCGCATCTGGTGCGACGCCCGCGCCGTGAATGAAGCCTTCTACCGCGCCTTCGGCCTGGAGCCCGAAGGCAACCGCTTCTACCGCGGCACCATCCCCTACATCCGCATGGCGCGGGAGTTGGTGTAG